GTCTAATTGTTGATATATCCAAATCAGAACGAAAAGCAGTGCGAACGCACTTCTCACActcatgttttattataaatattatatatattatattatatataaataatatttatataatataatataatatatgtaatataatatttatattaaaacatgaGTGTGAGGAACGTGTACACACTTTTTGCACTTGTACTCTTTACATTTATgttcatctttttgttttattttgtatataccAATAATCATaccaaaaaattgatatattttttaataaatttacaaatattcgatttataaattatcagacttattatcaatatgataatataagattatattcaaaaaaaattacagataaaaaatatactaaataaaaaagtaattaacaaaaacaatactattaaaataaaaaaataaatttacttaaaaaataaatttattaaaaatttatccaaaaaatttaatcaataatttttatatctattttaattaataccctCCCCCTCATTTGCAAGAGATAAGAAAACCAAGATACCCTTCTTTTTGAAATGCAATATGTTGAATGTTTCTTTCAAAATCCTAGCCTTCGAGCCTATGTACTCTCTTTTTTTAGCACAATTTACAAGAGTACAACCTGCAAAATGACAAGTAGGGGGCGTTTAGTTtaggtaatgtttgattactaaaatagaaagattaccttgaagatagattacttagaagattactaggtataaatgattactatgtttaataaaatttgataggtataaatgattattgtgtttggttaaaaataataaaatattactagtaaaatattttacttaaatgcccttgaatataattatttttaaatattttttatattatttatcatattaattaaaaataaatttatttttatctcaaaaaattaataaataataatttttctataataaactcaatattacctcagtaatctttaaatacctaaggtaaaggtggtaatcagattaccacctatattacctgtcacatcagcattggtaatagaagattactgtaatcttttattattgacaaaccaaacaaaataataaaaaatagattatcaaggtaatcttgaaaacctttaaccaaacgtATCCGTAATGTTAGGCTGTGGGTCATGCAAGCCAAGGTAGAGGGAGGGCTTAAGGTATGATCCGTAAGCTGacgtgattaaataaaaaataatataataattaaatatataaaaaaaatataaaagggtaGAACAGTCCACAAAAACTGGCGGGATGACCTGCCAAGGGCCTTCGAAAGTACCATTTGGGGACGTGGGCCGCATCAGGAACGGTTTCATACATACACGTCAGCACACCacaacttttaaatataataaaaaatttaatttgaataatattttattattaaaattattaaatataaattattataatatttaataaaaataaattaatataaataactattatatttaattaaaaatattaataaattaatttatttaaatatctttaaatataattattttaaaatatttttatattatttattatattaattaaaaataaaaatattttattttaaaaattaataaataatgataataaaatcaaaattatcttaataattttttaatatttaaaataaatataatgattaaattattatttatattattataataaaaaataaattatctaaataatttttattaattgaaatcaaACGCTACAATGAATTTGACCTGACATAGGTCATTGCGGTACTTTATGTTACTGCATAATCCCCATTCCAGCCCTTTCCATCACCTTCTCACGTGACACCTGATTCTGCTTCAACATCAACTTCTCCACCCGCCGACAGTCTCTTGATTCTATGGTTTGGGCCTCATCTTTGTTCTTGTGCTCCCATAATCCTATCAGTCTAATTTAGCTTTATATCCGGgtttataaaattgataaaatattaaaagttttagatatcaaaaaattaatttaagttcatattttatttattttttccatatgCCTACAAGTGTAAGgtttaaatcatcaaaaataacaataatttgagATTTCTCAAATTGTGTGAACTAAATTACACTTTCTTAATCATTAAGAAGCTGAATTAAGATTGAAGTAAATTTTGTTCATCCTAACCTAATTTAGCATGAAAATCCAAAAAGAATGCAtgataattaaagaaaattatttctaaatattaagACAAAAAGGAACCATGTCAGTCAGCATAACTGGGAAGCAACATAAGCATAATAATAAAGCCAGCTCTGCACCAGTAAgcaaaaaagatatatatattattttaataattaacctAAGTTTTGATTAATCATATCAGATTGTTCATATAGTTATTCCTTGtaacattttcaatttcatcagGGCACCGACATAGTCTAACATAACAGAATGCCAAACAAGAGTTAAACATCTCTTCAAGtaacaaagttaaaaaagaacATAGACTGCTCTTCTATCTCATGAAAGAAGAAACTGTGGTTTTTATCTTATTCTTACTGCTCTTTCCGAACTTTCGATCTGGCAGGCCTTGCTGGTTTGATTATTGAACCCAGCAGAATCAATACTATGGGAATAACTGTTCCTACGTAATACACACTTCCATACGAGGCAAGCGTTTCGCGCATGCTTAATACCTGTGTGCACCAACAGACAAGCATTACAATCTAAAACTCCAGACTTTTGAATGTATTCTGTGAGAGAGAGGGAAGAACTAACCATGAAGCCAACACAGGAATAGTTCAGAATCAGAATTGTGTAAACAAAGTTGAGAAATCCCATTATCTGCTTGGCAAGAGCCATTTGTGAAGGCAGTGCTTGTTGCCATCTGTAAATGGCTGCTCAGGGAACGAAAAAGCATGAGGAAATGAActaattattaacaaataagaatCAATAAGGGTGGTCAGATCAGATCAATACCTCTTGAACCAGCAATCATCAATGCTGACTGGACAAAGAATATTATGTACCCAGGATACAGTCCCTAAGATTCAACAAGACAAAATTGGAAttcatgtaaataataattgGTTATTTTTCATCCACCGAAGTATAGTATAAGAATATCAAATCAGACGTTTATATGCATGTGAACTAGGATAAAAACACAGACACTAAAgatgaaaaaccatcaaacagTAAACAAGCCATTGGGAAATTTGAAAGGAACATCAGACGCTGATAAAGGGAAAAGAACTGATGCAGAACTGATGAATATTGTGTTCCTTATTAGACTTGATAATATGGCACTCTTCAATATACTGATGAACCATCCAAAGAATATTGACCAAGGAAATTACACAAGGGCACGCATCAAGGACCATGAGCGATGACATGTTTAATGATCACTATCAATTATCATGATCCTACAAGATAATCCAATCAAAGAgcaaaagattaataaaaaggGATAACTATTCCAACTAATATGTGATAAGTTTTTCTTGAAAAACGAAGGTACATTGGCTATAACGTTCATTAAGTAAAATTGCCACAGTAGAGTTCACAAAAGCAAGGACATGcccacattttatttatatgcgTATACATATCACAAAAGCAAACTCATAATAATTGTTTTGTAACGTGATATTGGAGGAATCAATAGATAACCACATCTAGAACAAGAGCACACTTAGAAAATTCCAAGGAAAATATACTCACATGCCAAACAGCACTAACAGTTTGTGTAGCCAGCAACTGAAAGAATCCGGGTTTCTTCCCCATCTGAATGAGCCTCTCATAAACATCtacataaacacaaaaaatcaGATATGTTATCTCTGTTGGTTCGTAGCTGCCAAGCATAAATATAATCCACAAATTTTTCAGTTGACAGAGGTAAACTTTTTTCTCATTGAAGCACACCATACCATGATATAATCAAAGGCTGGAAGTTATACCAGTGGACATAtcatgaaataattattttttatataagctGCTTTAAATTATAACCCAGCAATTTAACTTCTATAGACAGGTCTTGATATAGATTACCAATGGATTGCATTATAGATTTACTTAAACCTGTTAACATCAAAGAATTTATGTCCAAAGACACAAACAAATCTTCATTAATATAAATCCAATTGGAGAAGTGCACAGAAGGTTTCAACATATCTTTTTATCAGGttttacttttttctctcaCTCGGGTAATTTTTAGGTATATTGAGATAATAACAGAACACCAATCAAACCCAGTTACAGCCAACTTATATTTTCTCAACATGAACATGAATGTGAAGCAATTTTAAGGCTTAATGACAAGAAAGATCATATGCACGGATGAAATTCTAAGACAACAGATTTACTCACAATGACGAAGCCAGGTGCTGACTTGTATGTTCCACACAAGTGGCAATTCAACTGAACTCTTGGCAAGCTCAACACCTAAAATGTCAACATTTTGTGCCCGATCCCATTTTGGCTTAGCTGGTGAAGACTCTGTCCAACCACTGAAGCCCAGGCCAGATATAATCATTGCAGCCTCTGAAATTGACcagatgaaataatatttccACCGTGCTGTAAAGCCAGAAGTGTACTGATAGCTTAGTCGCTTCCAGAACCCCCATTCTTGGTATATTGGCTCTGTAAATCGGGACAAGGGATGATAAGGTGCCAGATAAAGATACAAGGCCATGCAGATAGCTGCTTGGATAATAGCTCGAAGCGTTGCTATGTAAGGTGATGGCCATGGTCCGCTCCATATCTTAAGAAGCAATCAATTAGTAGGAACCACAAGGTCTATAACCAACAAGATAAGACACAGAGAAGcagaaaatagaataataatgataataaccCACCCCTTTTGCTTCAGACCACTCAAGATAATCCTTCATTTCATAAACTGGGCCAGAAAAGTGACTACCACAGCAGAGGCAGTAACCAAAATACTCAATCAACGAGGGTAACTTAATCAGCCGATTTTTCTTCTGAGCTTCACGTAACTTCTCCTCTTTTAATAATCCGTCATTGTAATTTATTGCACATGAAATTACTTTCAGTGTTAACACCATTAAGGCtcctaaatatttaaaataccaATTCACCGTTATTTGCTATGTAAGAAAAAGTAGAAAATTTTAGCATGAAAAtcaatgtaataaaaaaatgaaaatgaaagttgAAAGTCATCAACTATGAATGTGTAAGaacatatataaatcaatagaAATCCGTAAACTTTGATAGTATAACAAAAAGGTAACCTCAAAATTATCAACCATTAAACAAACTGTTAGGGTAGGTGTCTTAAAGTCAATTGTCATAGCTGCGTAATTAAATGAaatcatgattttgaattaataaaaatgatattatttccTTATCTATAATgttttgaatagataaatatccTTATAATAGTAGAATCGTGACGAGGGAATTTATGCATATCAACTGATCATAAGAACCCTATGTTCACATAAGATAGCAATTCTAAAAACATCTATAGTCTTGATATAATTCTGACCAAAGATACAGGTAATAAGGTTAGGACTATCATAGTATTGAGAGACCTACCAAAAGGTGATGATAGATCTCACATGTTAAAGTTGTTCAAAAACAGTTTTGTGCAATAAATATCTGCACATTGTGCAGACGTATCTATCGGACTAATCCACCAAGAGGATTTTATTTGGATGGTTGCTCCAATATTAATGGAAGATATTTTCTAGCAAATGGTAATACATTTGATCTTTCACTTGAGGTAACCAAACCGTTTTACAAAAATCAATATGATTTAACACCAGTTCAATGTAATCATTGGGAAAGAATTGTCATAAGAGTGGTGATTGGTCATATTGAAAGATGTACAAAGGCTATGGTGAACCAACAAAGAATTCATCACTCCCAAACACGAGAGTTAATATCTCTAATAGATCTACTAACGGACATTTACGACTATTTGAATATGTGGTCACAACAAGATTGAGTTGTTGCTCAATGCAATATCATTCAAACGTTTATACAAACGTCAATTTAAGCATATCGAGGATTCCCTAAGGTAGATATTAAATCAATGCCTCAACATAGAAGAGATATCAAATGACGAAGGAATCGAATTATATGATAACCATAttgttgaaagattgagagTCAATCGCTAACACTTCGTTGTTTAGGTGaccatgatgttttgctagaggtcaatcttggtttATGTACAAGTGGTTGTTGGATTGTGGGTTTGATATGAATTCATGCACAACTAACTCAACGAACAGTCTATGGGTCACATAATAGAAGTTGATCAAACTTTGAAGACTTGAGTTATATGAGATGAATTTAATCTAGtatcaaaattgttattttcaagTACGTACAATGATGGGACTAAAAAAATGGGCTTTATGCTTTAAGGACCAAAGTAAAACAATCCAAAGGTGAATGAATTTAAATGAGACTGTGCATGGTTTACACTCTAATTTAGATCAAGATAAAGTTTAAAATGGATATTTGTCCGGTCACATGCACGTTTGTGCATGGTCAGCACACGTCCATGCATTATCCTAGATTGACCTTATCTATGGATCTTATCTGATCGCTTACTATTTGGATAATTACAAATTGCATGGGATAAgatagggatggcaatggggaggggcggggaggggatatcaatccccattcccgtccccgtaggggatatcaatccccgtccccgccccgtccccgttgcggggataaaaaataatccccgtcccctccccgcgaaggaaaatcccttccccatcccctccccgtccccgcggagaaaaatcccctccccatactcataaatataaattttaattcttttatatatttcaataaataaaataaatcatattttcccaaaatatcacttgctacaagagttacaaaatattatttgttattttagttcaaatataaagttttcataaaatctaacaatatacaataatcaatctcttcattagtagctcttcatgtatgtgatttagggtaacattaaatttaacacttttcattcacttcaattgattttattaagtttataatttattattttttgtgtgtaaaacctggtggattgactaactaagttttgaagttgaaataaaattaatttggtgcatttgcattttatgataatgagattctggggtttttttaatatattagattaatagtttagaaattagtaaaagttaataattgataattcaaaaattagtaaaattaaagttatagttttaataaatcataatgtaaaaatttttaaaacttaatagtttagaaattattatattaatatattaggtttaaggGAAGGGGTggggcggggacacatgtatccccgtccccgattacggggatttttttcattcccatccccgcccctttccccgtttttatcggggaatcccctccccgttagggtcggggagggtcagagcccctaaagtcgggtccaaattgccatccctaggATAAGATAAGCATCGACTACACAACCGTCCATGATGATGCACAAAATTTCAGAATTTTAGAAACTTTTTCCAATACACACACTCACCCATTCATCAGCTATTACACATGTGCATAGATGTTCTAGCAAACAACTCTAAGCAAGATTTCGCCTTTTGTCCTTGTGCTTTTTGTGAATTTTGAAGGCGCCATCTTGCACTTAGACTAGAAACGATTTGAACTACATTCCAACATTGTAAAAGAGAATAAGCCACCAACGTTGGCATATTCCTTCAAACCTTTTATATTTGGAtgtttaaaatgtcatttttgtaATGTAATGCTATTACACAGATGTTGTGACTATTTATGGTCTGAATATGTCacggtttaaaattttaatgtaattttcatTGATTCACACACTGGTTTTGTACAATAAATGCTTACAGTAGAATCAAAGCCACATTTAAAGCATTAtatcacaaaattatattttgtttgtattaaaCTTGATTGAGTTAGcatgtttttattatatgcaattttgagatgaaattatgaagtttggATGATTGACGGCATGTTGTTGTATGCTCATTAGAGAtctgataaaaacataaatttgttgtcatgattactaattttttcatttttgtactTTGTTATGTGTTTTGTGAAAACTGGTTGTATAGTCATTGATTTTGTGTTGTGCAAAATCGTTTTTATTGTGCATCATTGTGCATGATGAGTTGCTATTGGAATGAGATAGGCTTTCATATCATCTCATTCTAACGAAGGCTCACAAGAAAGGAAAGGGTTTTCTAGCATTTCACTTGACAACAAAATTCTGGAAAACATGTTGTATACGGTCGTGCACCATGAATGCACACCCGTGCACAATCGTATTTGAATGACTCACAAGTTATGACTCTCTTCCCGTGACACCCTGCACAATCGTGCACTCAATATGCACGCCCATGCATAGACAATTTTTCACAAGCATACATGTTGTGACACCCATCCCGTTTACTCATTTggaattttgataaatttcatCTACGATTGGATGCACAACCATGTGTCATGCACGTACGTCCATACAAAGGGTGAAAATGTAGTTTTAACCTTGTTGACCAAAACAGGGTCCAAGCtacaatttttgaaactttgggGCCCaaataaatttcttgaaaaattaaGAGTGCAAAATATAATTTGACAACCTAgtaagtaatcttaattttaataattctaaaTGTTTGATATATGTCGAATGGATGATATGCATTGTGTTCGATAGACAACCTATAACCTATGGAAGTTATTTTTAGGAATGCATGCTTGTAAATTAAAATAGGGCTTGCGTGTCCTACCTCCTCTCAAAATCTGTTATACATTCTCTTCTCATCTTCCTCCCCTCAAATgtaatttgagatttttaattttcagatgtaaaattagaataggTTTGTGTTATTTATTTAGAATAAAGTGTATTTCGGAGATTTTGTCATGTACTTGAAGATTGAATTGAGAAGAAGAAGCATGTTTGAAGTCCCACAGACCTGAAGCACAAGACCTTAGGTTGATTTGTTGACCCCTCTTAGCGCGAGGGGCTTGGCATTGGAAAAATTATGTATCGACATGTTTATTTACGTTTCAAAATATACgttaggattttaatttttaaaatcacctCACATGTAGATTAAAATTTGTGAgacataaataacaaatttatcacttaatattaagttgaaaataaTCATAAGTCTTCCAACACAACACCTTGATTAAGCTTCTGTTCAATGGAGCCTTGTTTGCTAAAGCAAATAATACACTTCTATCAAGTGAAAAATCAAGTGTTTGTTCATGTTAAGTCCAATTTAACTAGCATACTTAACTTGTTTGTCAACGCAAAGGTAAGGTATGTTAGAGGCTAATTAGGGATGTACAATTATTGATGTATGGTGATATATGGTATCCATCCCACTGAAACCGAATCACAATTAAGGTCAAATGATTTGTTGGAGCAATTGCTTAACTTGAGATCATGAACTTTTGTGATTGGTTTGGTGACCTTCCTATTCAGGTTAATTTGACCTATTCACCAAAGCGAAGGTTAAAATTGACTTAATGGGATCTCAGTCCACTAGAAAGTCTACTGAGACTTCCCAAGTCCAACAGGGAGGGTTATTAACATGAGGAAAATAGTCAGTatgtttatttaacaaaagcttAAATATacagttaatttaaattataattactagtTTACTTTATATGCACATGTAGATCACAAAACATCATGACAAGCAATTTTTCCGTATGATTCATATTAGAAAAGGACAACAAGCTAAAAAGCAGCAACTTCTCTAACTAGTATAGGAATTTAAGGATTGTACAACATCAAGAAACAAAATTGCATGTTCTTGAAGGAGCAATACCTCCTGAGTCTTGTCTCAGTGCCACCAAAGAGGAAAAGGATgcttataataaatatcttgATGACTCAACTGATGTCCAGTGTCTCATGTTGGCATCGATGACACCTAAGTTGCATAAGCAGTATAAAGAGATGGATGCGTCATCCATCCTTCATCTTTGTGAGATGTTTGCCACTCgcacaaaatcaaagaaatatgAGGTGTCAAAAGCATTGTATAAGTGTAAGATAGTTGAGGAAGCTCAGGTTGGTCCTCATAATCAAGATGATTGATTACATTACGAGGTTAGCATAGACATTGACTTGGTCTTACAATTCCAATCTAAGTTATATGCGACGTTAAATATGAATTACAATATCAGTGAGATGGAAATATCCCTCCTCAGCTCTTGAATATGCTTAGGACTACTAAGCAGGACATAAGGAAAATTACTAATGTGCTTATGATTGAAGTGAAAGCACGGAAAGGCAAAGGCAAGGACATGGCTAAAGCCAAATCCAAGCCCAAAACTTTAGCAGCAGGCTTCTACTACTTTGCAACCAACTAGTGGTGTTGGAAAAGGAAAGTTTGTCTACTTCTTTTGTGGCAAGTCTGGTCATTGGGGGGGATATTGCAAGACCTTCCTTAAAAGCAAGAAGATGTCGATTGCTTTAACTTCAGGTTTTcatgttattaatattaacttttctCCCTCATCCTAGGTTGTAAACTAATGATGTGTTTCTCACATTTACTCAAATGAATACAAACTAAGATAGAGTCAATTGCTTGCCAAGGGAAAAACGGACTGTAACACCCATAGATATGCTCTAAGGGCCTTCTAGTCATTTCATTCGATGGATATTTGATTGTGGTTTTGAAAATGGCTAAGTATGGCTAAGAATATGAAAATTGGTTTGATTAATGGTTATACATGAAAGGTGCACGCTCATTCATTAGCTTGCCACGTGGACAGAATCAAAGAAGTGCCACATCAGGCGATTTAAGCAGATGCATGACCATGCCTCACTTGAATGCATGGTCGTAACAACCAttagtattaaatttttatttaagttatgatTTCACAAATTTTGAGATACATACCATTATTCAACTTTATCATATATGGTTAGAGAGAAGAAACATTTTGTTCGTTGGAAGAGGTTCCCAatgattgaagaagaaaattcagGTGAGTTTATCAAGTGTTCTTTCACAAATTCTTCTTGTTAGAAGAGTGGTAATTAAGAGTTCCTTTATAATTTTGCTTGGTTCTTGATTTTAGAATGAATTTGAAAGACTATGACATAAGGTTCAGCATGATAGATAGGTTTCTAAATGCTTGCAATTGATTATGAATATATgctttgttgttgatgatggaGGTTAAACATAAACTTTTTGAGTTTTTAGCGAATCTTGAATTGATAATGGATCTAGTATTCCTAGAAACTTTATGAAACTTGATCtgtataataatatgtatttggTCGTTAATCCTTGTATCTTGGTTGTATCTATTAAACTAATGATGTATTGGTATTAGGAAAATTGGTAAAACATGGCCAAGGTGGCCTGAAATTCATCTACTAATTACGATGTGCAGTCATCCCAAGGATAGACATGGTCATGCATCTGCGTAGAAGTTAGATATTATTACGGGGCACACCAGTGCATGAAGGCATGCATAATCTCACACCAATTTCTAGAAAACATAGGTTTTCCGATGGACAAACGTACATAGGACCTGTACATCCATCCATGACATGTAATGTTAAACTTAGGTACGTGATGTACACTTACGCAAAAGAGGTGCACAAGTATACATCCTCCTACACGAGCGTACATCGTAgtgtaaagataaaaataacccTTAGAATAGGCACAATCATAAGGAGAGGAAGACCAGCCATGAGGATTAGATGCACAGTCGTGCATACGAAGAGTGCACGGCCATACATTGAAGAATGTATGGATGACTATGATTGCATAGTCATGAACATTCATGTGAAAGACCAATGACCGCCCGCCCGCCCACACATGGTCAAATGCATGGTCATGCTTAATAAGGAAaattagggctggactcgagccgagccagctcgagctcgggctcggctcggctcggctcggctcaagcccgaaacgagccgggctctgctctgctcgatcgagctcgagctggcttgggttggctcggtagatttttttttaaaattttttatacaaaacgatgtcgttttaatatgaaaaacgagccgagccgaaaatgagccgaactcgagccgagttcggctcgagtcgagctcaagcCGACCATaaatgaaccgagccgagcccgagctggctgcgagccgagctcagctcggctcggctcgaatccaaccctaaggAAAATGAATGTCTGTGCTTGATCATTGGGTGACCATTCATAAAACTATTCCGATTAAATTAACAAACATAAATGGATATGTTGAAGTGTCAAG
This sequence is a window from Mangifera indica cultivar Alphonso chromosome 20, CATAS_Mindica_2.1, whole genome shotgun sequence. Protein-coding genes within it:
- the LOC123204479 gene encoding lysophospholipid acyltransferase 1-like; the protein is MTQLDINSIASLIGVSVPVCRFLLCFVATIPVSFLWRVVPGRHGKHVYAATSGVVLSYLSFGFSSNLHFLVPMLLGYLSMIFFRAKCGIITFFLGFGYLIGCHVYYMSGDAWKEGGIDATGALMVLTLKVISCAINYNDGLLKEEKLREAQKKNRLIKLPSLIEYFGYCLCCGSHFSGPVYEMKDYLEWSEAKGIWSGPWPSPYIATLRAIIQAAICMALYLYLAPYHPLSRFTEPIYQEWGFWKRLSYQYTSGFTARWKYYFIWSISEAAMIISGLGFSGWTESSPAKPKWDRAQNVDILGVELAKSSVELPLVWNIQVSTWLRHYVYERLIQMGKKPGFFQLLATQTVSAVWHGLYPGYIIFFVQSALMIAGSRAIYRWQQALPSQMALAKQIMGFLNFVYTILILNYSCVGFMVLSMRETLASYGSVYYVGTVIPIVLILLGSIIKPARPARSKVRKEQ